A stretch of the Ptychodera flava strain L36383 chromosome 18, AS_Pfla_20210202, whole genome shotgun sequence genome encodes the following:
- the LOC139117677 gene encoding toll-like receptor 2 type-2, whose product MRFAYFHIKLRLGGYQLQINDEEQPINKRYDAFVVYNQHDSDWVIHELIPHLENIDPPNFKLCIHERDFLPGNDIFENILDSIEQSKKTMLILSPGFAASEWCYFEMRMAQSCLFEEKRDIIVMVSLKKIPDDDMPRILRNILLTKSYLEWPENGMGRRLFWEKLKVALRSDSRVNRVAAL is encoded by the coding sequence ATGCGCTTTGCTTACTTCCACATTAAACTGAGACTGGGTGGATATCAGCTCCAAATCAATGATGAGGAACAACCAATCAATAAACGATATGACGCATTTGTTGTTTACAACCAACATGACAGCGACTGGGTCATACATGAATTGATTCCTCATTTGGAGAACATTGATCCGCCTAACTTCAAACTCTGCATACACGAACGGGACTTTTTACCCggtaatgatatttttgaaaacattcttGATAGCATCGAGCAGAGCAAGAAAACCATGCTGATATTGTCTCCAGGTTTTGCTGCGAGTGAAtggtgttactttgaaatgaggATGGCACAGAGTTGTCTATTTGAAGAGAAACGAGATATTATTGTAATGGTATCACTGAAAAAAATCCCTGATGATGATATGCCTCGTATTTTACGTAACATCCTGCTGACCAAAAGCTACCTGGAGTGGCCAGAAAATGGAATGGGTAGGAGGCTGTTCTGGGAAAAGTTGAAAGTCGCACTGAGATCAGACAGCAGAGTCAACAGAGTAGCCGCACTGTGA